Proteins found in one Pseudomonadota bacterium genomic segment:
- the panC gene encoding pantoate--beta-alanine ligase: protein METVTAIAPLRALTGSWRAAGERIAFVPTMGNLHAGHLALVARARAGADRVVVSVFVNPMQFGPQEDLASYPVTLAADEAALRQAGADLLFLPAVADIYPDGIERSSRVVVPGLNAILEGAHRPTHFDGVSTVVTKLFNLVQPDSAVFGEKDYQQLLLIRRMVADLCLPIRIDSLPTVREPDGLAMSSRNSYLDRVERGLAPQLYQTLLDVQSVVTAGERDFAGLERAAAGQLREAGFSPDYVSIRRAADLAEPGQADRVLIVLAAAALGRARLIDNLRITIQ from the coding sequence ATGGAAACCGTCACTGCCATCGCACCCCTACGTGCGCTGACCGGTTCCTGGCGCGCAGCCGGCGAGCGCATCGCCTTCGTCCCGACCATGGGCAACCTGCATGCGGGTCACCTGGCGCTGGTGGCGCGGGCCCGTGCCGGCGCCGACCGCGTCGTGGTGAGCGTGTTCGTCAATCCCATGCAGTTCGGTCCGCAGGAAGACCTGGCCAGCTATCCGGTGACCCTGGCTGCTGACGAGGCGGCCTTGCGGCAGGCCGGTGCGGACCTGTTGTTCCTGCCCGCTGTTGCGGATATCTACCCGGACGGGATCGAACGCAGCAGCCGCGTCGTGGTGCCGGGACTCAATGCGATCCTCGAGGGTGCCCACCGGCCGACGCATTTCGACGGGGTCAGTACGGTGGTGACAAAACTGTTCAATCTGGTGCAGCCGGACAGTGCCGTGTTCGGGGAGAAGGACTACCAGCAGCTGCTGCTGATCCGGCGCATGGTCGCAGACCTGTGTCTGCCGATCCGGATCGACAGCCTGCCGACGGTGCGCGAGCCGGATGGCCTGGCCATGAGTTCGCGCAACAGCTACCTCGATCGGGTCGAGCGCGGTCTCGCGCCGCAGCTCTACCAGACCCTGCTCGATGTGCAGAGCGTCGTCACGGCGGGGGAGCGGGATTTCGCCGGGCTGGAGCGGGCCGCTGCCGGGCAGCTGCGGGAGGCCGGTTTCTCCCCGGACTATGTCAGCATCCGCCGCGCCGCAGACCTGGCTGAACCCGGTCAGGCCGATCGCGTGCTCATCGTGCTGGCCGCGGCCGCACTCGGGCGGGCGCGGCTGATAGATAATCTAAGAATAACAATACAATGA
- a CDS encoding DMT family transporter encodes MTWLELTLLSAFFLASADALSKRYLAHYRPGELVLVRFGAGGALLLPVLLLQPWPVLPVEFWFWVAGLMPLEILAMWLYMQAIRESPLSLTLPYLAFTPVFNVLTGYAVLGEQVSRQGFAGILLVVCGAWLLNLQAARQGTTWRVFAPFRAITRERGSRLMLFTAAIYSLTSVLGKAVLQYTTPAFFGPLYFVAVGGASVLVFGHRSLGNWRAMHRHPLIHLAIGGCMAIMVVTHFFAIGQVEVAYMIAVKRTSLLFGMLYGAWLFHERGLLRNLAAGLLMVAGVFLIAGAGTG; translated from the coding sequence ATGACCTGGCTTGAACTGACGCTGCTGTCCGCCTTCTTTCTCGCCAGCGCCGATGCCCTGTCGAAACGGTATCTCGCCCACTACCGGCCAGGTGAACTCGTGCTGGTACGTTTCGGCGCGGGTGGCGCATTGCTGCTGCCGGTACTGCTGCTGCAACCCTGGCCGGTACTGCCGGTAGAATTCTGGTTCTGGGTGGCCGGGCTCATGCCACTCGAGATTCTGGCCATGTGGCTCTACATGCAGGCGATCCGCGAATCACCCCTGTCGCTCACCCTGCCCTATCTCGCCTTCACCCCGGTGTTCAACGTGCTGACCGGTTATGCCGTGCTCGGCGAGCAGGTCAGCCGGCAGGGTTTCGCCGGCATCCTGCTGGTGGTCTGCGGGGCCTGGCTGCTCAACCTGCAGGCGGCGCGCCAGGGCACGACCTGGCGGGTGTTCGCGCCGTTTCGTGCCATCACCCGCGAGCGGGGTTCGCGTCTGATGCTGTTTACGGCCGCGATCTACAGCCTGACCTCGGTCCTCGGCAAGGCCGTGCTGCAGTACACCACACCGGCGTTCTTCGGGCCGCTCTATTTCGTGGCGGTGGGCGGTGCATCCGTGCTGGTGTTCGGTCACCGCAGCCTCGGCAACTGGCGCGCCATGCACCGGCACCCGCTGATACATCTCGCGATCGGCGGCTGCATGGCGATCATGGTCGTCACGCACTTTTTCGCCATCGGCCAGGTCGAGGTCGCCTACATGATCGCGGTCAAGCGCACCAGCCTGCTGTTCGGCATGCTCTACGGTGCCTGGCTGTTTCATGAGCGTGGCCTGCTGCGGAACCTGGCGGCGGGGCTGCTGATGGTGGCCGGCGTGTTCCTGATCGCCGGAGCGGGCACCGGGTGA
- a CDS encoding aspartate 1-decarboxylase, with the protein MQITLLKSKLHHANVTHAELEYEGSCAIDGALLEAANIQEYEQIQIYNLNNGERFTTYAIRAEDHSGIISVNGAAAHKANPGDRIIICTYAILSQQEAAVFRPTLVYLDADNRIKGRRNAIPVQVA; encoded by the coding sequence ATGCAGATCACCTTGCTGAAATCCAAGCTCCACCACGCCAATGTCACCCATGCGGAACTCGAATACGAGGGTTCCTGCGCCATTGACGGTGCCCTGCTCGAGGCGGCCAATATCCAGGAATACGAACAGATCCAGATCTACAACCTGAACAACGGCGAACGCTTCACCACCTACGCCATCCGCGCCGAGGATCATTCCGGCATCATCTCCGTGAACGGGGCGGCGGCCCACAAGGCGAATCCGGGCGATCGCATCATCATCTGCACCTACGCCATCCTGTCGCAGCAGGAAGCGGCGGTGTTCCGGCCGACGCTGGTTTACCTCGATGCAGACAACCGCATCAAGGGACGGCGCAACGCGATCCCTGTACAGGTGGCATGA
- a CDS encoding ABC transporter permease, translated as MSLGAGLQSQLQVIHALVLRETRTRYGAHQLGYIWALLEPLFWVLTFYGLFYFSNRHLPYGMDIVSFITTGIIPYHLFRETMSRSQSAISANKGLLFYPQVRPLDLVIARVSLEVVTLITVFAIIMGTHSLYLGELHIDSLLAVMGGMLLASLLGAAIGIFLTALGTYTRLVERIVPLIMRPMFFISGLFFTANELPTAARELLLWNPVLHCVELVRGGWFPSYHAVHVDLGYLLFWILGFAYSGLVLERMARRRLELT; from the coding sequence ATGTCGCTCGGGGCCGGTCTGCAATCCCAGCTGCAGGTGATACACGCCCTGGTACTCCGGGAGACGCGCACCCGCTACGGTGCCCATCAGCTCGGCTATATCTGGGCCTTGCTGGAACCGCTGTTCTGGGTGCTGACCTTCTACGGCCTGTTCTACTTCAGCAACCGTCACCTGCCTTATGGCATGGACATCGTCAGTTTCATCACCACCGGTATCATCCCCTATCACCTGTTCCGGGAAACCATGAGCCGCTCGCAGTCGGCCATCAGCGCGAACAAGGGGCTGCTGTTCTACCCGCAGGTGCGCCCGCTGGACCTGGTGATCGCGCGGGTCAGTCTCGAGGTCGTCACCCTGATAACGGTATTTGCGATCATCATGGGCACGCACAGCCTGTACCTCGGCGAGCTGCACATCGACAGCCTGCTGGCAGTCATGGGCGGCATGTTGCTGGCCAGCCTGCTGGGCGCGGCCATCGGCATCTTTCTGACCGCGCTGGGCACGTACACCCGGCTGGTCGAACGTATCGTGCCGCTCATCATGCGGCCGATGTTCTTCATCTCCGGCCTGTTCTTCACCGCCAACGAGCTGCCGACCGCGGCGCGCGAACTGCTGCTGTGGAACCCGGTGCTGCACTGCGTGGAACTGGTCCGCGGCGGCTGGTTCCCCAGCTATCATGCGGTGCATGTCGATCTCGGTTACCTGCTGTTCTGGATTCTCGGTTTCGCCTACAGCGGACTGGTACTGGAGCGCATGGCGCGCCGGCGCCTGGAGCTGACATGA
- the pcnB gene encoding polynucleotide adenylyltransferase PcnB yields the protein MSDAGPSPSHGEPNIIPRSAHPVSRASISQNALKVLYRLKESGYQAHLVGGGVRDLLLGREPKDFDVATDAHPEDVRRLFRNCRLIGRRFRLAHVVYGREIIEVATFRAMQDSANNGDAHHVDDEGRIVRDNVYGTIEQDALRRDFTVNALYYNIADFSIIDYAGGMADIEAGVLRLLGDPEVRYREDPVRMLRAVRFATKLGFRLHPETEAPIKTLASLLDDIPPARLFEEVLKLFLNGCALANFEMLRHYYLFGRLFPLTEEALAHEENSFPITFIGRGMENTDARIEGGKPVTPAFLFAVLLWEPVRARAAALEAQGQHPAQALQHAGSQIIEEQARVMALPRRFTLPMREIWMLQLRLQQKGGRRSQRVLAHPRFRAAYDFLLLRGDAGEVAREVCVWWTEFQELEPEQRATAETGKPARRRRRGGRSRRKAAREPAS from the coding sequence GTGAGCGACGCAGGTCCGAGCCCCAGCCACGGCGAACCCAACATCATTCCCCGGTCGGCGCATCCCGTATCCCGGGCCAGCATCAGCCAGAATGCGCTGAAGGTGTTGTACCGCCTGAAGGAATCCGGCTACCAGGCACACCTGGTCGGCGGCGGCGTGCGCGACCTGCTGCTGGGCCGGGAACCCAAGGACTTCGATGTCGCGACCGACGCCCATCCCGAGGACGTGCGGCGCCTGTTCCGCAACTGTCGCCTGATCGGCCGCCGGTTCCGCCTGGCACACGTGGTGTACGGGCGTGAGATCATCGAGGTCGCCACCTTCCGCGCCATGCAGGACAGTGCCAATAACGGCGATGCACACCACGTCGACGACGAGGGCCGGATCGTGCGCGACAACGTCTACGGCACGATCGAGCAGGATGCGCTGCGCCGCGATTTCACCGTCAATGCCCTGTACTACAACATCGCGGACTTCTCGATCATCGACTATGCCGGCGGCATGGCCGACATCGAGGCCGGCGTGCTGCGGCTGCTGGGCGATCCCGAGGTGCGTTACCGCGAGGACCCGGTGCGCATGCTGCGAGCGGTGCGGTTCGCGACCAAGCTGGGCTTTCGCCTGCATCCCGAGACCGAGGCCCCGATCAAGACCCTGGCGTCCCTGCTGGACGATATCCCGCCGGCGCGCCTGTTCGAGGAGGTGCTGAAGCTGTTCCTCAACGGCTGCGCACTGGCCAACTTCGAGATGCTGCGGCACTACTACCTGTTCGGCCGGTTGTTCCCGTTGACCGAGGAGGCGCTCGCGCACGAGGAAAACAGCTTCCCGATCACCTTCATCGGCCGCGGCATGGAGAATACCGATGCGCGGATCGAGGGCGGGAAGCCGGTAACGCCGGCGTTCCTGTTCGCCGTCTTGCTGTGGGAGCCGGTGCGCGCCCGCGCGGCCGCGCTCGAGGCGCAGGGCCAGCATCCGGCGCAGGCCCTGCAGCATGCCGGTTCGCAGATCATCGAGGAGCAAGCCCGGGTGATGGCCCTGCCGCGCCGTTTCACCCTGCCCATGCGCGAGATCTGGATGCTGCAGCTGCGGCTGCAGCAAAAAGGCGGACGCCGCAGCCAGCGGGTACTGGCGCACCCGCGCTTCCGCGCCGCGTACGACTTCCTGCTGCTGCGCGGCGATGCGGGCGAGGTCGCGCGCGAGGTGTGCGTGTGGTGGACCGAATTCCAGGAGCTCGAACCGGAGCAGCGTGCCACGGCCGAGACCGGCAAGCCAGCGCGCCGGCGCCGGCGCGGCGGCCGGTCACGTCGCAAGGCGGCCCGGGAACCGGCTTCGTGA
- the panB gene encoding 3-methyl-2-oxobutanoate hydroxymethyltransferase, which yields MTNAMPTPVTLGSLQDMKARGEKIASLTCYDAGFARLLEAAGVELFIVGDSLGMVLMGYDSTVPVTMQDMVQHAANVARAGRSAWRVVDLPSGSYADPDRALVNARRLVEEGGAHMVKLEGGRVMAETVAHLVASGIAVCGHIGLLPQSVAQFGGYRVQGRDADSAQALHADARALEEAGAGLLVMECMPATLAAEITRAVAIPTIGIGAGPDCDGQVLVLYDMLGISAGRLPRFVHDFLADGGSIAGAVRAFVAAVKSGTYPAPEHCY from the coding sequence ATGACAAACGCCATGCCGACACCTGTCACTCTGGGAAGCCTGCAGGACATGAAGGCGCGCGGCGAGAAGATCGCCAGCCTGACCTGCTACGACGCCGGCTTTGCCCGCTTGCTGGAGGCGGCCGGCGTGGAACTGTTCATCGTCGGCGACTCGCTGGGCATGGTGCTCATGGGCTATGACTCGACCGTGCCGGTCACCATGCAGGACATGGTCCAGCATGCCGCGAACGTTGCCCGGGCCGGACGCAGCGCCTGGCGCGTGGTCGATCTGCCCAGCGGCAGTTATGCCGACCCGGACCGGGCGCTGGTCAACGCCCGGCGGCTGGTGGAAGAGGGCGGGGCGCACATGGTCAAGCTGGAAGGCGGCCGGGTGATGGCGGAGACCGTCGCGCACCTGGTGGCATCCGGGATCGCGGTGTGCGGGCACATCGGCCTGCTGCCGCAATCGGTGGCGCAATTCGGCGGTTACCGGGTGCAGGGTCGCGACGCCGACTCGGCGCAAGCCCTGCACGCGGATGCGCGGGCATTGGAGGAAGCCGGTGCCGGGCTGCTCGTCATGGAATGTATGCCGGCCACGCTGGCGGCGGAGATCACGCGCGCCGTTGCCATCCCCACTATCGGCATCGGCGCGGGGCCGGACTGCGACGGGCAGGTGCTGGTGCTGTATGACATGCTCGGCATCAGCGCCGGCCGGCTGCCACGCTTCGTACATGATTTTCTGGCCGACGGCGGCAGCATCGCGGGGGCGGTGCGTGCCTTTGTCGCCGCCGTCAAGTCCGGTACCTACCCGGCGCCCGAGCACTGCTACTGA
- a CDS encoding deoxynucleoside kinase, with amino-acid sequence MSAWRPGYIVVEGPIGVGKTSLARRLAESFESDLLLEGADENPFLERFYQDPRAGALPAQLFFLFQRARQMQAMRQADMFQPVRVSDFLIEKDRLFAELTLDADELRLYEQVYEHVTVDAPVPDLVIYLQAPVDVLLKRIARRGIRYERRIDSAYLHRLSEAYARMFLHFDAAPLLIVNAAHINLVDSEADYQALLEQIQHAQKGTQYFNPLSAAI; translated from the coding sequence ATGAGCGCCTGGCGTCCCGGTTATATCGTGGTGGAGGGGCCGATCGGCGTCGGCAAGACCAGTCTCGCGCGCCGTCTGGCCGAGAGTTTCGAGAGCGACCTCTTGCTCGAAGGCGCCGACGAAAACCCGTTCCTGGAACGCTTCTACCAGGATCCACGTGCGGGCGCGCTGCCGGCGCAGCTGTTCTTCCTGTTTCAGCGCGCACGCCAGATGCAGGCCATGCGCCAGGCCGACATGTTCCAGCCGGTGCGGGTCTCCGATTTCCTGATCGAGAAGGATCGCCTGTTCGCGGAGCTGACGCTGGACGCGGACGAACTCAGGCTCTACGAGCAGGTCTACGAACACGTCACCGTCGATGCGCCGGTGCCGGACCTGGTGATCTACCTGCAGGCGCCGGTCGACGTCCTGCTCAAGCGCATCGCGCGCCGCGGTATCCGCTACGAACGGCGGATCGACTCAGCCTATCTGCACCGGCTGTCCGAGGCATACGCCCGCATGTTCCTGCACTTCGATGCGGCGCCGCTGCTGATCGTTAACGCGGCGCATATCAACCTGGTCGACAGCGAGGCGGATTACCAGGCCCTGCTGGAACAGATCCAGCATGCACAGAAGGGCACGCAGTACTTCAATCCGCTGTCGGCGGCGATCTAG
- a CDS encoding polysaccharide biosynthesis/export family protein, protein MQRSLIVRLILLLACCVALPVPAADAGGDPAGMPAAPPAAGVQPFGAALFTGNFLKTREDGLNPAYVIAPGDRVNVRTWGAIEINDVYTVDSQGNIFLPDIGPLRLEGVRNGELTPTVKAHVRKVYTSNVEVYTNLVSAQPVAVFVTGLVNKPGRYDGVPSDSILFFLDLAGGIDPALGSYRNIDILRKDKTIATIDLYEFLLQGRIAIPQLQDNDTVLVRHRGPVVELAGNVARPALVELKDGAATGAGVLEIIPQAAQATEVTLVGMRDGQPFNQTLSLADFRTSPLHDGDTVTLRDDGRADTILVNIEGEHEGPSVLSIRRGARLVDVLDHIAVNRALANTDAIYLRRVSVARSQKDAINDSLFRLERSSLLALSGSSNEAAIRTQEAKLVETFAERARLIDPLGRVVTTQDGVQQNILLEPDDTIVIPTRTQIVKVAGEVLMMHAATWREGWTAEDYIRLAGNYTERADTAKVIVHHPNAAVDIVSPGDARIGPGDEILVLPKVDKKYRQFGIDLLDIVYKIAISAKVALNL, encoded by the coding sequence ATGCAGCGTTCACTGATCGTCCGACTCATCCTGCTGCTGGCCTGCTGCGTCGCACTGCCCGTGCCGGCGGCGGACGCTGGCGGCGACCCCGCCGGCATGCCGGCAGCACCGCCGGCAGCCGGCGTGCAGCCCTTCGGCGCCGCCCTGTTCACCGGCAATTTTCTCAAGACCCGCGAAGACGGGCTGAACCCCGCCTATGTCATCGCGCCGGGCGACCGGGTCAACGTCCGCACCTGGGGCGCGATCGAGATCAACGATGTCTACACCGTCGACTCCCAGGGCAACATCTTCCTGCCGGATATCGGCCCGCTGCGGCTGGAAGGCGTGCGTAATGGCGAACTCACCCCGACCGTGAAGGCACACGTGCGCAAGGTCTATACCAGCAACGTCGAGGTGTACACCAACCTGGTCAGTGCACAGCCGGTGGCGGTATTCGTCACCGGCCTCGTGAACAAGCCGGGGCGCTACGACGGCGTCCCCTCGGACAGCATCCTGTTCTTTCTCGATCTGGCCGGCGGCATAGACCCGGCACTGGGCAGCTACCGCAACATCGACATCCTGCGCAAGGACAAGACCATTGCCACCATCGACCTGTACGAGTTCCTGCTGCAGGGCCGCATCGCCATACCCCAGCTGCAGGACAACGATACCGTCCTGGTACGTCACCGCGGTCCCGTGGTCGAACTGGCCGGCAATGTCGCCCGCCCCGCGCTGGTGGAACTGAAGGATGGTGCCGCGACCGGTGCCGGGGTGCTCGAAATCATCCCGCAGGCGGCGCAGGCGACAGAGGTGACCCTGGTCGGCATGCGCGACGGCCAGCCCTTCAACCAGACCCTGTCACTGGCGGACTTCCGCACTAGCCCGTTGCACGACGGCGACACCGTCACGCTGCGCGACGACGGCAGGGCCGACACCATCCTGGTCAATATCGAGGGCGAGCACGAGGGACCGTCGGTGCTCTCGATCAGGCGCGGCGCCCGGCTCGTGGACGTGCTCGATCACATCGCGGTGAACCGTGCCCTGGCCAACACCGACGCCATCTACCTGCGCCGGGTTTCTGTTGCGCGCTCGCAGAAGGATGCCATCAACGACAGCCTGTTCCGGCTCGAACGCAGCTCGCTGCTGGCACTCTCTGGGTCGAGCAACGAAGCCGCCATACGCACCCAGGAAGCCAAGCTGGTGGAAACGTTCGCGGAGCGCGCCCGGCTGATCGATCCGCTGGGCCGCGTGGTCACCACGCAGGACGGCGTGCAACAGAACATCCTGCTAGAGCCGGACGATACCATCGTCATCCCGACCCGCACCCAGATCGTCAAGGTCGCCGGCGAGGTCCTCATGATGCACGCCGCCACCTGGCGTGAGGGCTGGACGGCCGAGGACTACATCCGGCTCGCGGGCAACTACACGGAGCGGGCCGACACCGCGAAGGTGATCGTGCACCACCCGAATGCAGCGGTGGACATTGTCAGCCCCGGGGATGCGCGCATCGGCCCGGGTGACGAGATCCTGGTGCTGCCCAAGGTGGACAAGAAATACCGCCAGTTCGGCATCGACCTGCTGGATATCGTGTACAAGATCGCGATCTCTGCGAAGGTGGCGCTGAACCTCTAG
- a CDS encoding TlpA disulfide reductase family protein has product MAAVAQEAVPELSDTLAPLAAPVDAPEFTLADMDGERHSLSGYRGSWVLVNFWATWCPPCRKEMPALERLYQDYGERGLKVLALNQWEDADHVFSYMGELNVFPSFPILFDPDSRVADAWGVRGLPTTFLVDPQGRIVYRAVGGRDFAHPGVRGLIESLLTP; this is encoded by the coding sequence ATGGCCGCAGTCGCGCAGGAGGCCGTGCCGGAGCTGAGTGATACCCTCGCACCGCTTGCGGCGCCGGTCGACGCGCCGGAATTCACGCTGGCCGACATGGATGGGGAGCGGCATAGCCTTTCCGGCTACCGGGGCAGCTGGGTCCTGGTCAACTTCTGGGCGACCTGGTGTCCACCCTGTCGCAAGGAGATGCCTGCCCTGGAGCGTCTGTACCAAGACTACGGCGAACGGGGGCTCAAGGTGCTGGCCCTCAACCAGTGGGAGGACGCCGATCACGTGTTTTCCTATATGGGCGAACTGAACGTCTTTCCCAGCTTCCCCATCCTGTTCGATCCCGACAGCCGGGTGGCGGATGCCTGGGGGGTGCGCGGTCTGCCGACGACGTTCCTCGTCGATCCCCAGGGCCGCATTGTCTACCGCGCGGTCGGGGGCCGGGATTTCGCGCATCCCGGGGTGCGTGGGCTGATCGAGAGTCTGCTCACGCCCTGA
- a CDS encoding GSCFA domain-containing protein — protein sequence MRKFRTEEALKIFSGGKPYTAWAEGEILPGYRNPLPGNAGQRVYSEVFSPRIIPRFRLPRDSRVFTVGSCFARNVERALMSAGIEVVNSPQRINVEPSHLNKYNAFAIWQELAMAIDDSYDESLCLEVKPEKWIDYTGNGFYKTRDALLEARNKILAANLLIREAGFFILTLGLTEAWYDKETGKYLNITPLDAARATPDRYECHVLDYNDNLDFSRRLIELVRRENDHVRIVITVSPVPLVATFTGHDIALRNMVSKSTLRAVADSLINEYEFCDYFPSYEMVVLSKPEAAWMPDRRHVRAELVKEITDLFVREYFIH from the coding sequence ATGCGTAAATTTAGGACAGAGGAAGCGTTAAAAATATTCTCAGGTGGTAAGCCATATACTGCCTGGGCAGAGGGAGAAATACTTCCGGGCTATCGGAATCCTCTTCCTGGGAATGCCGGCCAAAGAGTTTATTCAGAGGTGTTTTCACCACGTATCATTCCGCGTTTCCGCCTTCCGAGAGACAGTCGCGTTTTTACAGTGGGCTCTTGTTTTGCTCGCAATGTAGAAAGAGCATTGATGTCTGCTGGGATCGAAGTTGTTAATTCACCGCAACGCATTAATGTTGAGCCATCGCATCTAAACAAATACAACGCATTTGCAATCTGGCAAGAGCTCGCGATGGCTATTGATGACAGCTATGACGAGTCGCTCTGCTTAGAGGTAAAGCCTGAGAAATGGATCGACTATACGGGTAATGGATTTTATAAAACAAGGGATGCGCTTCTAGAGGCAAGGAATAAGATTCTAGCTGCGAATCTTCTTATTCGTGAGGCGGGTTTCTTCATACTAACATTGGGTCTTACAGAAGCATGGTATGACAAAGAAACGGGGAAGTATCTAAACATAACTCCGCTGGATGCGGCTCGTGCTACTCCAGATCGATATGAGTGTCATGTCTTGGATTATAATGACAATCTTGATTTCTCACGTCGCTTAATTGAGTTGGTTCGACGTGAAAATGATCACGTACGGATTGTCATTACCGTGAGTCCAGTTCCTCTTGTAGCTACATTCACAGGGCATGATATAGCTTTGCGTAATATGGTATCCAAAAGCACTTTGCGTGCTGTAGCGGATTCTTTAATCAATGAGTATGAATTCTGCGATTATTTTCCAAGCTATGAGATGGTTGTTCTCAGTAAACCAGAAGCTGCATGGATGCCTGATAGGAGACATGTTAGAGCTGAGTTGGTGAAAGAAATTACTGACTTATTCGTTAGAGAATATTTTATTCACTAA
- a CDS encoding ABC transporter ATP-binding protein has translation MIEIRHVSKAYPLRHGMNQVLDDITLVLPPGENIGILGRNGSGKSTLLRILADIEQPDSGEVIRHRRVSWPIGFTGGFNGSLTGEENTRFVARIYGADVRRVSRYAHDFSELRDYFHMPVRTYSTGMKSRLAFALSMAIDFSVYLIDEVTAVGDKPFQDKCRNAFRERRERSSVILVSHNLATIRQFCDTCAVLIDGKLQLCASIQEAEQLYEAA, from the coding sequence ATGATCGAGATCCGCCACGTCTCCAAGGCCTACCCGCTGCGGCACGGCATGAACCAGGTGCTGGACGACATCACCCTGGTCCTGCCGCCGGGCGAGAATATCGGCATCCTGGGGCGCAACGGCAGCGGCAAGTCCACCCTGCTGCGTATCCTGGCCGACATCGAACAGCCGGACAGCGGCGAAGTCATCCGGCACCGGCGCGTATCCTGGCCGATCGGCTTTACCGGCGGTTTCAACGGCAGCCTGACCGGCGAGGAAAACACCCGCTTCGTGGCGCGCATCTACGGTGCCGACGTGCGCCGGGTGTCGCGCTACGCGCACGACTTCTCGGAACTGCGGGACTATTTCCACATGCCGGTGCGCACCTACTCCACCGGCATGAAATCGCGCCTCGCCTTCGCCCTCAGCATGGCGATCGATTTCAGTGTCTATCTCATCGACGAGGTCACCGCCGTCGGCGACAAGCCGTTCCAGGACAAGTGCCGGAATGCCTTCCGTGAACGCCGCGAGCGCTCTTCCGTCATCCTGGTCTCGCACAACCTCGCCACGATCCGGCAGTTCTGCGACACCTGCGCCGTACTGATCGACGGCAAGCTGCAACTGTGCGCTTCCATCCAGGAAGCGGAGCAGCTCTACGAGGCGGCCTGA
- the folK gene encoding 2-amino-4-hydroxy-6-hydroxymethyldihydropteridine diphosphokinase, which translates to MTERAYIGIGSNQDDPVAQVQAAFSALAELPDTVLVANSALYASRPMGPQDQPDFVNAAAALDTGLAAPALLAAMQVIEARQGRRRGAARWGPRSLDLDLLLYGSAVIDVPGLRVPHPGLHERDFVIIPLAEIAGNLNIPGKGRLHMLISKVENHSLRRLAAG; encoded by the coding sequence GTGACGGAGCGTGCCTATATAGGCATCGGCAGCAATCAGGATGATCCGGTCGCGCAGGTGCAGGCGGCGTTCAGCGCACTCGCCGAGCTTCCGGACACCGTGCTGGTCGCGAATTCCGCACTCTATGCCAGCCGGCCCATGGGGCCGCAGGATCAGCCCGACTTCGTCAATGCCGCGGCGGCGCTCGATACCGGGCTGGCGGCACCGGCACTGCTGGCGGCCATGCAGGTGATCGAGGCTCGACAGGGGCGCAGACGCGGCGCTGCCAGGTGGGGGCCACGCAGCCTGGATCTCGACCTGCTGTTGTACGGCAGCGCGGTGATCGACGTCCCCGGGCTGCGGGTGCCGCACCCGGGACTGCATGAACGCGACTTTGTTATCATTCCCCTGGCGGAGATCGCCGGCAACCTCAACATCCCGGGCAAGGGAAGGCTGCACATGTTGATCAGCAAGGTCGAGAACCATTCGCTCCGCAGACTGGCCGCCGGCTGA